The nucleotide sequence GATTGTTAAGGATGGGACTGTCAGAGAAATTTTTAACAATCCTCAATGGCTGGCAGACAAGCAGCTGTCGTTGCCTAAAGCGGCCGACTTTGCATCTAAACTAGGGCTGTTTGGACACAATGAAGAGTTGCCTCTAACAGTTGATGAACTTGCTAAGGCGATTGCCGGTAAGCTTAGGGAGGATCAAACTGATGAGTAACTTTATCTTTGGGCGTTATTTGCCAGGTGAATCCTGGATCCACAAGATGAGTCCACAGTCTAAATTGCTGTTATGCTTTTTCTTTGTATTAACGGTATTTTTTGCGAATAATGTGTGGACCTATGGTGTATTAGTGGTTGTGATGTTAGGGATTATTCTTTTGTCTGGGGTTTCAATTAGCTACTTCATTAAAGGAATTAGACCACTGATTTGGTTGATTATTTTTACTGTTCTCCTGCAAATTTTATTTAGTAGTGGAGGAACTCCAATATGGAATTGGGGGCCGTTTTCAATAACTGACGAAAGTTTGATAAACGGGGGCTATATCTTTATTCGTTTCCTCTTGATTATCATGATTTCAACAGTATTGACGTTAACTACTACACCACTTGCAATTGCGGATGGAGTACAAACAATTTTGAAGCCGTTAAAGTACGTTCATTTTCCAGTTGAAACCTTAGCGTTAATGCTTTCAATTGCACTCCGGTTTGTCCCCACGCTTATGGATGAACTTGAAACAATTATGAATGCTCAGCGTTCTCGTGGCGTTGACTTTGGTTCCGGAAGTATTGTAAAACGGGTTAAATCGGCCGTTCCCTTGTTAGTGCCACTTTTTAGTGGTGCAATCACCCATGCTGAAAATCTCTCCACTGCGATGGAAGCTAGAGGATTTGCAGATAGTGAACACCGATCTAAATACCGAGTTTATCATTGGCAGGGTAAAGATACGATCACATGGTTGTTTATGATAATCATTTTTGTCATCATTATCTTTATCAGAAAATAACATCGAGGTGAGTATCATTCGTTACAAAATAACCTTTGCATATGACGGAACCAACTTTAATGGTTTCCAACGTCAACCTAAGCAAAGGACTGTTGAAGGCGTTTTGACTTCAAAAATAAATATAATGGCAAAAAAGCCCCAAAAAACAATTGAAGTATTTGGGTCAGGTAGAACTGATTCTGGAGTTCATGCCTTAGCACAAGTTGCTCATTTTGATTTTCCTTTTGATCTACCAACTGAAGCAATTTACCGTGGTCTAAACAGTATGTTGCCTTTAGATATGGAAGTTTTAAAGGTAGAGAAGGTTAGTGACACCTTCCATGCGAGATATGATGTTTCTGGCAAACGGTATATGTATAGGGCTGACCTAGGAGAGTTTTCAAATCCATTTAAACGTAACTAT is from Lentilactobacillus curieae and encodes:
- a CDS encoding energy-coupling factor transporter transmembrane component T family protein, which produces MSNFIFGRYLPGESWIHKMSPQSKLLLCFFFVLTVFFANNVWTYGVLVVVMLGIILLSGVSISYFIKGIRPLIWLIIFTVLLQILFSSGGTPIWNWGPFSITDESLINGGYIFIRFLLIIMISTVLTLTTTPLAIADGVQTILKPLKYVHFPVETLALMLSIALRFVPTLMDELETIMNAQRSRGVDFGSGSIVKRVKSAVPLLVPLFSGAITHAENLSTAMEARGFADSEHRSKYRVYHWQGKDTITWLFMIIIFVIIIFIRK